Proteins from one Hoplias malabaricus isolate fHopMal1 chromosome 2, fHopMal1.hap1, whole genome shotgun sequence genomic window:
- the spink4 gene encoding serine peptidase inhibitor, Kazal type 4 yields MSRIVLCVLILLVAGSEGSGLSGRKASCSGMAEILACPLNMAPVCGSDGNTYANECALCVQSLKIKMEILVMKDSSC; encoded by the exons ATGTCCAggattgtgttgtgtgtgttgatcCTCCTCGTTGCAG GGTCTGAGGGGTCGGGACTTTCTGGGAGGAAG GCCTCATGTAGTGGCATGGCTGAGATTTTGGCATGTCCCCTGAACATGGCTCCTGTGTGTGGTTCAGACGGAAACACATATGCTAATGAATGTGCATTGTGTGTGCAAAGCCT GAAAATCAAAATGGAAATACTAGTCATGAAGGACAGCAGCTGCTGA